Part of the Ursus arctos isolate Adak ecotype North America unplaced genomic scaffold, UrsArc2.0 scaffold_4, whole genome shotgun sequence genome, TAGGGGATGAGGCAATGATCTCTGGAGACAGAAGAGCGCCGCTACTAAGGAGAAGGAAttcaagaaggagaggaaggtgaATAGCATCACatgtgagaaagagaggaaggaattaTAGGCCTGAGGTCAGGCCACTgcatttttaaagaggaaaagtgATGGAGTTTTGCCTCTGCCTTCCTGGGTTTAAAGAGTGCGTCCTAATTCATTTGCTCCGAGTCTTGCAAACTAGCTCTGTAAAGTGCATGAGTGAATAATAGAGCCCTCCCACCCCTAACGTCACCCAGGGGAATCATGGGTCCCAGGAAACCCCAATGTCCCACAGAGGAAAATATGGTGGAAATAAGACCTCTAATGCTAAAACTTCCAGCCATTCCTTTGTAGTGATAATCAGGGACGTCCTAGatggccggggcgggggggggggggggggggggggagggtagggaCATGTGATACTCTGGGATGTCCGTAATATAATAAACAAGGTGGCCTGCGGGGGTACACCCACCACCTGCGCAGGAGGGCATCCCGTGGCTTCCATGTGAAAGCTCACGTTGGCTTATTGAGTTGGGGTGTTTGCAAGGGGGTAGCGAGTGTGTCCTTTGCCTCTTTGCTGAGTGGCCAGAGCCAGTTGGCTTTAAATAAACTGGCTTTTGAAAAAATTGGCCTGATTTTGTGTGTATCTACTAGCAAATTCAGGAACGGGAATGCTCAATTTAAGAATTTCCTTCCGTCAAGCTTTTCCTGAGCACCAGCCCCCCACTACTATCATCCCCTGTTGCCTGCAGTAGACATGACAGTCCTCCTTTGCACTGTGGATCCTCGGGCGTCTTTGTCTGCCTCTGTGCTAGCCTGTGAGCCTCTTGAGGACAGGAACTGTTTCTGATTTTTGTCtccacagtgcctggtacagggTAGGTATGAAATGAATTTTgtatgagggagggaggggctggggaatggACCGAAGTGTGGTTTCCTTTCCAAAACTCCCATCAGCCTCTCGGCCTGAACACAGCTCTGCTTTCTTTAGATGGCCCCATCACTCCCCAGGGGTGTGTCGCAGGTCAACATAGCCTGATGGGCTATTGTTGGGCTCTGTGATTGCTTATATCCCAATGtccaccctcccccagcccccaccccccacacactcccCATCCTTTCTTCTCAAATCTCCATTTCAATGACTTGAAAttgattgtattttctttctccagataaAGGAATGTCATCTGCTCCCATACAGGTAATGCAAACATGTCTGAGCCTTTTCCCGGAGATGCCAGTGGCAATGCAGATACCCCAGAGGGCAGAAGTTGGCCTCCAAGACACCTTCAAACCTTGCTATGAAAGAAAGACTGTAGATGCCAGTGCTTGTTAGCCCAGGGCCCTGTATGGGGCCTGGTGGCAGCAACAGCCCCCGCCTCTATTGTACATCCTACCGGAAGGGGCTAACACATACGGAGCCCTTTGTTGATGCCAGGCAGTGTGCTGAGAGCTTCGCCTGTAGTGTCTGATGTCACTATTATAGCGACCCTACAAGACTGGCACTATTATTTCACCTGctgtacaaatgagaaaactgagagatTAACTGACAGTCTCCCCAAGCTGACAAGAAGTCAAGGGCGTGATTCAAAACCAAGCCTCAGTCTGAGACCCAGGCTTTCCCTCTTGTACTTTGCTGCTTTGCTTTTTATCTCCTGAGAGTCCACCGACCAGAAGGTTCTCTTGAGTGGTTTACCTTTTTAATAATGCAAAAATTTCTAGAATGAGTGGCTAAATATCATAAGCAGTCAAGTTAAGGTGACCTCAGATTGTTCTCTTATATAAGAATGGGCTGCCCTCAGGGCTTGAGACTTGGGAATTACATGGATAGTCAGGGGTCACTCTGGAACACAGGGCAGAGAGGAAATGCCTTCATAGGCTGAATACTCCGGGTGGCTTGAGCTCTCTGGATGCTTGGGCTAAGGGTTGGGGTCGGAGCAGCCATTTAGGAAAAACAGCCAAGAGATGGAGGGGAGATGGGCCTAGAAGACATTTTGCCCAGGGTTGGGTCTGTGTTGAGCCTGGAGTATATAAAGGGAATGGTGAGAGGCCCACTCTTGATAAGGTTCTTCTTTCACCAACAGGACAATGTTGACCAGAGCTCCTCAGAGGATCTCTGCTACACCCTCATTAATCACGGCGTCCCCGGGAGAAGGCCATCAGAGATCTCCAGTGAGGGGTGCTATGAGAATGTTTCCCCTAAGACCGAGACACCCAGGAAGTCCTTGGGAGAAACCGAGACTTCATATGCACTCCTCCAGGTGCCTTCCTCCCCAAGGCATTTTTCTTCCCCAGAAGAGGAGTATGAACTTGTCATGCCTCAGAGAATCTCCTTCCACCCCCTGCAGCAGCCACACCTACCTCTGCTACCTTTGGAGACTCAGGTTACCTACTTATAATGAAATAGTTGGACCAGCACTTGTCTAATACCAGTAAATAAAAACTGGGGGTTCAAGGCTCTGGTTGAAGCAGGCGTGAGGTCCAGAGCTCTTCAGGCTTATCCCTTCTCCACACGCACAGCAGTCCTTACTACAGGGGTCTCCACAGAATCTGGTTTGCCAACCACAGGGCCTCTTAGATCCAGCTCAATATTCATCATCCAAAGACCAACCACCTATCCTGAACACCACTCTTTGGGAATGGAGTAGCCATCTTTGATTCCAAATGGCTTTGGAAATGGGTCACTTTGCTCAGTGGCGTGAGGAGCTGCTTGGTCCCCTACAGCTATGACCATCACAAAGGGTCTGCTCCTCTGTCCAGGTTCTTCTCATAAAATGTCCACATAACTGTCTTCTGGAGTCACAGGGTAGTTTTACCCATCGTACTAAGTGGGCTCAGGGGAGTCCACTCATTCCACACGTTTGAAGGCCCAACCCCTCACTCAGAGCCTT contains:
- the GCSAM gene encoding germinal center-associated signaling and motility protein; this encodes MGNSLLRENRCQQNTQEIPWTLKNQSFEHRTSRCWDRYVAAGCFCLPWKKVCIRKAKPDSSMENKGMSSAPIQDNVDQSSSEDLCYTLINHGVPGRRPSEISSEGCYENVSPKTETPRKSLGETETSYALLQVPSSPRHFSSPEEEYELVMPQRISFHPLQQPHLPLLPLETQVTYL